A single Halarcobacter anaerophilus DNA region contains:
- a CDS encoding response regulator transcription factor: MIKNRVLLIEDDEDVIVWIKEYLEEFGFEVSALTTVTDAISNISVNSYNIILLDINLPDFYGYEVLKHIQSNKNDIPVIVISAYSDRKTKLHAFKLGASDYMTKPIDLEELEARIRVHTKSNSPDFQNKLFFVRDNTIFFQDKALSLTKTEFELLSKLIENKNILLEREFLCEALSSISSNRSLDYHIRNIRKKIGDEGSNPKYLLTEYGLGYKLIY, translated from the coding sequence ATGATTAAAAACAGAGTACTTTTAATAGAAGATGATGAAGATGTAATTGTATGGATAAAAGAGTATTTGGAGGAGTTTGGTTTTGAAGTTTCTGCTCTAACGACAGTAACCGATGCCATATCAAATATTAGCGTAAATTCTTACAATATTATTTTACTTGATATAAATCTTCCCGATTTCTACGGATATGAAGTATTAAAACATATCCAATCCAATAAAAACGATATTCCCGTAATTGTTATAAGTGCCTATTCAGATAGAAAAACAAAACTTCATGCTTTTAAATTAGGTGCAAGTGATTATATGACAAAACCTATAGATTTGGAAGAGTTAGAAGCCAGAATTAGAGTTCATACAAAAAGTAACTCTCCTGATTTTCAAAATAAACTGTTTTTTGTAAGAGATAACACAATATTTTTTCAAGATAAAGCCTTGAGTTTGACGAAAACGGAATTTGAACTTTTAAGTAAATTAATAGAAAATAAAAATATTTTATTGGAAAGAGAGTTTTTGTGTGAAGCTTTGTCTTCTATTAGTTCAAACAGGTCTTTGGATTATCATATTAGAAATATTAGAAAAAAGATAGGAGATGAGGGCTCTAATCCGAAATATCTTTTAACAGAGTACGGTTTGGGATATAAGTTAATTTATTAG
- a CDS encoding TonB-dependent receptor plug domain-containing protein, with amino-acid sequence MRKIATISIACAAIMFANDSVDIGTVSITEKVNSKVVENVSHEEIKSADLAEALMKNIPSISIVRRSGIANDIILRGQKKDNINILIDNAKIYGACPNRMDPPTSHILTNNIESVEIVEGPYDVENFGTLSGKVSVKTKDPKKGVHGEVNVSKGSYGYEKVSATLNGGTDKFKFLISASREESDQYEDGDGDDFYDQQVKHGVPFANRYSKDDEEAYEKKTFLSKFIYNIDDSSELKLSYTANRSDDVLYPNTPMDADSDDSDIYTLGYTKRDLGKYSKELNIDYYYSKVDHPMSTTLRNNAVMSDYKTNHMKTSIWGAKIKNSMELADYLVTFGLDTSVRNWRGRYTYDTKADQISLTSTDTTNKAIFTKVEKTFGKLDLEFGARYDYTDIEATDSSKTDKTYVALSGNIFGIYNWDEDTKIFAGVGKSSRVPDARELYYGSSNNDLEDTKNYEADLGFEKIIGDLSVKTKLFYSRLEDYIYNTGTFENIDAKVYGAEISGIYQASENLSFDYGIAYQRGKKDGNYEDKDLAEIPPLKANLALNYAQDTSKYTAEIIAVDSWDDYDESAKEQELSGYMLVNLKYNNKLHKNFDITIGVDNLFDTTYASTNTYQDVTYVTSGTDRVLLNDPGRFGYINFRYSF; translated from the coding sequence ATGAGAAAGATAGCAACTATCTCCATAGCTTGCGCGGCGATAATGTTTGCAAATGATTCTGTAGATATAGGAACTGTATCAATAACAGAAAAAGTAAATAGCAAAGTTGTTGAAAATGTTAGTCACGAAGAGATTAAATCGGCAGATCTAGCAGAAGCTTTGATGAAAAATATACCTTCAATTTCTATTGTAAGAAGAAGTGGAATCGCAAATGATATTATCTTAAGAGGACAAAAAAAAGATAATATCAATATCTTAATTGATAATGCAAAAATCTACGGTGCTTGTCCAAATAGAATGGATCCTCCGACTTCACATATTCTTACAAATAATATTGAAAGTGTTGAGATAGTTGAAGGTCCTTATGATGTAGAAAACTTTGGAACACTAAGCGGTAAAGTTAGCGTAAAAACAAAAGATCCTAAAAAAGGTGTTCACGGAGAAGTTAACGTCTCAAAAGGAAGTTACGGTTATGAGAAAGTTAGTGCTACATTAAACGGAGGAACAGACAAATTTAAATTTTTGATTTCTGCTTCAAGAGAAGAGAGCGATCAATATGAAGACGGTGACGGTGATGATTTTTATGACCAACAAGTTAAACACGGTGTTCCTTTTGCAAATCGATACTCAAAAGATGATGAGGAAGCTTATGAGAAAAAAACTTTTCTTTCGAAATTTATTTATAATATAGATGATTCCTCGGAATTAAAACTATCGTACACTGCAAACAGAAGTGATGATGTTTTATATCCAAATACTCCAATGGATGCAGACAGCGATGATTCGGATATTTATACTTTAGGATATACAAAAAGAGATTTGGGAAAATATTCAAAAGAGTTAAATATAGATTATTACTACTCAAAAGTTGACCATCCTATGAGTACGACACTAAGAAACAATGCTGTTATGTCTGATTATAAAACAAATCATATGAAAACTTCAATTTGGGGCGCAAAAATAAAAAACAGTATGGAGCTTGCAGATTATCTTGTAACTTTCGGTCTTGATACAAGTGTAAGAAACTGGAGAGGAAGATATACTTACGATACAAAAGCAGATCAAATAAGTTTGACTTCAACCGATACTACAAATAAAGCAATTTTTACAAAAGTGGAAAAAACTTTCGGGAAACTTGATTTAGAGTTTGGTGCAAGATATGATTATACGGATATAGAAGCAACAGATAGTTCAAAAACAGATAAAACCTATGTGGCTTTAAGCGGAAATATCTTCGGTATATATAACTGGGACGAAGATACAAAAATATTTGCAGGTGTGGGTAAATCTTCAAGAGTTCCCGATGCAAGAGAACTTTACTACGGATCTTCAAATAATGATTTGGAAGATACGAAAAATTACGAGGCTGATTTAGGATTTGAAAAAATTATCGGTGATTTAAGCGTTAAAACAAAACTTTTTTATTCAAGATTGGAAGATTATATCTATAACACGGGAACTTTTGAAAATATAGATGCAAAAGTTTACGGAGCTGAGATTAGCGGTATTTATCAAGCTAGTGAAAACCTCTCTTTTGATTATGGAATTGCTTATCAAAGAGGTAAAAAAGATGGAAATTATGAAGATAAAGATTTAGCGGAAATTCCACCTTTAAAAGCGAATTTAGCTTTAAACTATGCTCAAGATACTTCAAAATATACAGCAGAAATAATTGCGGTTGACAGTTGGGATGATTATGATGAAAGTGCAAAAGAACAAGAGTTATCAGGATATATGCTTGTAAATTTAAAATATAACAATAAATTGCACAAAAACTTTGATATAACAATCGGAGTGGATAACTTATTTGATACGACATACGCCTCAACAAATACATATCAAGACGTTACATATGTAACATCGGGAACCGACAGAGTATTATTAAATGATCCTGGAAGATTTGGATATATAAACTTTAGATACAGTTTCTAA
- a CDS encoding HD domain-containing protein, with protein sequence MITPKIIDYIFSSASIQRWNDYPRMVELVELDKQAHKFIIAYFIAKFEPDVNFNHLIEAGIFEFLRRVVVTDIRPDVFRNALQKKAKEINSWVITNLEKSISSIDNGLFLQKFEEYLSNPNIYKKERFILKAASYLSTRWEFSIVYQTSKFLSDIENVKKSVDEELEDYYELIGVRKIALNKKLAKVVDLSGRLRFQKRWAQTPRIPETSVLGHMLTVAIFSYFYSLEVNACDKRVINNFYVSLFHDLPEALTRDIITPVKYSVDELSNIIAEYEIKKINDEILPNIPEFVHDEFCYILGLYKDSKDEFANRIYKDDEVEFVDDISKYNMDRYNPVDGKALKQCDKLSAFVEASLSISHGIKSKELVNGKKQIMKTLQEVEGVDFQALAKNIDEEFGTTGQTQVRIDFD encoded by the coding sequence ATGATTACTCCTAAAATAATTGATTATATATTTTCATCTGCTTCTATTCAAAGATGGAACGATTATCCAAGAATGGTTGAACTTGTTGAACTTGACAAACAAGCCCATAAATTTATAATTGCTTACTTTATAGCAAAATTTGAACCTGACGTAAACTTTAATCACCTAATAGAAGCCGGGATTTTTGAGTTTTTAAGACGTGTAGTAGTAACAGATATAAGACCTGATGTTTTTAGAAATGCTCTACAAAAAAAAGCAAAAGAGATAAACTCTTGGGTTATAACAAACTTAGAAAAATCAATTTCTTCCATAGATAACGGACTTTTTTTACAAAAATTTGAAGAGTATCTGTCAAATCCTAATATATACAAAAAAGAGAGATTTATTTTAAAAGCCGCTTCTTATTTATCTACAAGATGGGAATTTTCAATAGTTTATCAAACTTCAAAATTTTTGTCGGATATTGAAAACGTAAAAAAAAGCGTTGATGAAGAGTTGGAAGATTATTATGAATTAATCGGAGTTAGAAAAATTGCATTAAATAAAAAATTGGCAAAAGTTGTTGATCTAAGCGGAAGATTAAGATTTCAAAAAAGATGGGCACAAACCCCTAGAATTCCGGAAACTTCCGTTTTAGGACATATGCTTACGGTTGCTATTTTTTCTTACTTTTACTCTTTAGAAGTAAACGCCTGCGATAAAAGAGTTATAAATAACTTTTACGTTTCACTTTTTCATGATTTGCCCGAAGCCTTGACAAGAGATATTATAACTCCCGTAAAATATTCAGTAGATGAACTTTCTAATATAATAGCCGAATATGAGATAAAAAAAATCAATGATGAGATTTTACCCAATATTCCCGAATTTGTCCATGATGAATTTTGTTATATTTTAGGTTTATACAAAGATTCAAAAGATGAATTTGCAAATAGAATTTACAAAGATGATGAAGTAGAATTTGTTGATGATATTTCTAAATACAATATGGACAGATACAATCCTGTTGACGGAAAAGCTTTAAAACAGTGTGATAAACTTTCTGCTTTTGTGGAAGCTAGTCTCTCTATCTCTCACGGCATAAAATCAAAAGAGCTGGTAAACGGTAAAAAACAGATTATGAAAACTTTGCAAGAAGTTGAAGGTGTAGACTTTCAAGCATTAGCAAAAAATATAGATGAAGAGTTTGGAACAACAGGACAGACTCAAGTTAGAATAGATTTTGATTAA
- a CDS encoding DUF2156 domain-containing protein has product MSTLTIGDYTLKYFDLNAKEVMDKYLRLINVDISDYTFAGNYIWLSTATGFYSIVNDTFCLFILNSGELTMLLPPIGKKDNTYEAILKCFEIMNAHNSNKNYSKIEYVHENILEGFVDYLEEGTLIYEMLKDFVIEKKLVDYIYKVDDLIDLKGDSYKSKRNEINKFKKIYPNHKIEILDKKKHGNDVLNLFNKWVKDRTTYMPKEEVELFLDGIYFERFAIKRLINDYDNLDITGLVIYIDGQIKGFTVGEKINENTASVIIEKTDFEILGCAQFIFREFTKILKNEYMVEYINVGDDMGFENLKKVKMSYRPKKLVPKYVIYQK; this is encoded by the coding sequence ATGTCAACTCTGACAATAGGTGATTATACACTTAAATATTTTGATTTAAATGCAAAAGAGGTTATGGATAAATATTTAAGACTTATAAATGTAGATATAAGCGATTATACTTTTGCAGGCAATTATATTTGGCTTTCAACCGCAACTGGATTTTATTCAATAGTAAATGATACTTTTTGTCTTTTTATATTAAATTCAGGCGAATTAACAATGCTTCTTCCTCCTATCGGAAAAAAAGATAATACTTATGAAGCTATTTTAAAATGTTTTGAAATAATGAATGCCCATAACAGTAATAAAAACTACTCAAAAATAGAGTATGTTCATGAAAATATATTAGAGGGTTTTGTTGATTATTTGGAAGAGGGCACTTTGATTTACGAAATGTTAAAAGATTTCGTAATAGAAAAAAAATTAGTTGATTATATTTACAAAGTAGACGATTTAATTGACCTAAAAGGTGACTCTTATAAATCAAAAAGAAATGAGATAAATAAGTTTAAAAAAATCTATCCCAATCATAAAATCGAAATTTTAGATAAAAAAAAGCATGGAAACGATGTTTTAAATCTATTTAACAAATGGGTAAAAGATAGAACGACTTATATGCCAAAAGAGGAAGTTGAACTCTTTTTAGACGGGATATATTTTGAAAGATTTGCAATAAAAAGGTTAATAAACGATTATGACAATCTCGATATTACTGGACTTGTTATCTATATAGACGGGCAGATAAAAGGTTTTACCGTAGGAGAAAAGATAAATGAAAACACGGCAAGTGTTATTATAGAAAAAACAGATTTTGAAATACTTGGCTGTGCTCAGTTTATTTTTAGAGAGTTTACAAAAATTTTGAAAAATGAATATATGGTCGAGTATATAAATGTAGGAGATGATATGGGTTTTGAAAATTTAAAAAAAGTAAAAATGTCATATAGACCGAAAAAATTAGTTCCCAAATATGTGATTTATCAAAAATGA
- a CDS encoding GNAT family N-acetyltransferase, protein MKLSKAVRSDAKSLFKIEQEVFKNDNMALSLRSFYYHLKNSIIYKVEVDKKTVAYILWLKRKEFFRLYSFAVLKEYRNLGLASNLLTFSFKNLEKKKMQLEVRKSNKKAVTLYTKFGFKKIKELKNYYEDEDGILMRLER, encoded by the coding sequence ATGAAATTATCCAAAGCAGTTAGAAGTGACGCCAAATCACTTTTTAAAATAGAACAAGAGGTTTTTAAAAACGATAATATGGCTTTATCTCTAAGAAGTTTTTATTATCATTTAAAAAATAGTATTATTTATAAAGTTGAAGTAGATAAAAAAACAGTAGCTTATATTTTATGGTTAAAAAGAAAAGAGTTTTTCAGACTCTACTCTTTTGCTGTTTTAAAAGAGTATAGAAATTTAGGTTTAGCTTCAAATCTTTTGACTTTTAGTTTTAAAAATCTTGAAAAGAAAAAGATGCAGTTAGAAGTTAGAAAATCAAACAAAAAAGCAGTAACTCTTTATACAAAGTTCGGGTTTAAAAAGATAAAAGAGTTAAAAAATTATTATGAAGATGAAGACGGTATTTTAATGAGATTGGAAAGATAA
- the rpiB gene encoding ribose 5-phosphate isomerase B, translating into MKYFIGADHAGINIKAFVKELFEKRGHEVIDMGPFSTDRVDYPDYAAKVCKEVLANEGSKGILICGSGIGMSMSANKFDGIRAALCHNEYSAKMAREHNDANVLCLGERVSGYGMVEAIVDAWNDASFQGGRHEGRVQKINNLYGSCRA; encoded by the coding sequence ATGAAATATTTTATAGGAGCAGATCACGCCGGAATTAATATAAAAGCGTTTGTTAAAGAGTTATTTGAAAAAAGAGGTCATGAAGTTATTGATATGGGTCCTTTTTCAACAGACAGAGTCGATTATCCCGATTATGCGGCAAAAGTTTGTAAAGAAGTTCTTGCAAATGAAGGAAGCAAAGGTATTTTAATTTGCGGTTCAGGAATCGGAATGTCTATGTCGGCAAATAAATTTGACGGAATCAGAGCTGCACTTTGCCACAATGAATACTCTGCAAAAATGGCAAGAGAACATAATGATGCAAATGTATTATGTCTGGGAGAAAGAGTTTCGGGATACGGTATGGTTGAAGCTATCGTAGATGCTTGGAACGATGCCTCTTTTCAAGGTGGAAGACATGAAGGAAGAGTTCAAAAAATCAATAACCTTTACGGAAGCTGCAGAGCTTAA
- the lepB gene encoding signal peptidase I: MLKKVYRWSSSWTGTVIIVLAIIFFIAQAFVIPSGSMKNTLLIGDMLFVKKFAYGIPLPRIPWINLQVLPDFRGNEHIINAEGPERGDIVVFYAPHERERGNYIHYVKRCVAKGGDIVALKDKHLLLHPNEGNEFVKENYKNQQIVEISGKLFVVDPYRKDHPGIHNDPSVTKDGLQPYQLFDMLPIQIPEGEYFMMGDNRDHSNDSRFWGTVPYKYIVGEPWFVYFSWDENKEIRWDRIFRSVESIEEDMEGKKIEINHKEGIY; encoded by the coding sequence ATGTTAAAAAAAGTTTATAGATGGTCTAGTTCTTGGACTGGGACCGTTATAATTGTACTTGCAATTATATTTTTTATAGCCCAAGCTTTTGTTATTCCTAGCGGAAGTATGAAAAACACCCTTTTAATAGGTGATATGCTTTTTGTCAAAAAATTTGCTTACGGAATACCTCTTCCTAGAATTCCTTGGATCAATCTTCAAGTATTACCCGATTTTAGAGGAAATGAACACATTATAAATGCGGAAGGTCCGGAACGTGGAGATATTGTAGTTTTTTATGCTCCTCATGAAAGAGAAAGAGGAAACTATATTCATTATGTAAAAAGATGTGTTGCAAAAGGCGGAGATATCGTTGCACTAAAAGACAAACATCTTTTATTACATCCAAATGAAGGAAATGAGTTCGTAAAAGAGAACTATAAAAATCAACAAATAGTAGAGATAAGCGGAAAACTTTTCGTTGTTGATCCATATAGAAAAGATCACCCTGGAATTCATAACGATCCGTCTGTAACAAAAGACGGATTACAACCTTATCAACTTTTTGATATGCTTCCTATACAAATCCCTGAAGGTGAATATTTTATGATGGGAGATAACAGAGATCACTCAAACGACTCAAGATTTTGGGGAACAGTTCCTTATAAATATATAGTGGGTGAACCTTGGTTTGTATACTTCTCTTGGGATGAAAATAAAGAGATTAGATGGGACAGAATTTTTAGAAGTGTCGAAAGTATCGAAGAAGATATGGAAGGCAAAAAAATAGAGATAAATCATAAAGAGGGAATTTACTAA
- the folD gene encoding bifunctional methylenetetrahydrofolate dehydrogenase/methenyltetrahydrofolate cyclohydrolase FolD has translation MTLLDGKSLSNKIKEEVRVEVEQLKQEKGVTPGLAVVLVGDDAASATYVNSKHKACEKAGIYSEVHKKDSSTTQEELLKLIEKMNNDPKLDGILVQLPVPEHIDTTTVLEAINPLKDVDGFHPYNVGRMVSNLDAFLPATPFGVMRMFQEYNIDLIGKNVCIIGSSDIVGKPMASLLINAKATVEVCNSKTKDLKAHTLRADIVIVAAGRVNLVTADMINEGAIIIDVGINRLDNGKLVGDVDFEGCKDKCSFITPVPGGVGPMTIAMLLKNTVKAAKLREKRK, from the coding sequence ATGACACTACTAGATGGTAAATCCTTATCTAATAAAATTAAAGAAGAAGTAAGAGTTGAAGTTGAGCAGTTAAAACAAGAAAAAGGTGTAACTCCAGGCTTGGCAGTTGTTCTTGTAGGAGATGATGCAGCAAGTGCTACATATGTAAACAGTAAACACAAAGCCTGCGAAAAAGCGGGTATTTATTCGGAAGTACATAAAAAAGATTCATCTACGACTCAAGAAGAGTTGCTAAAACTAATTGAGAAAATGAACAACGACCCTAAATTAGACGGTATTTTAGTTCAATTACCTGTTCCTGAACATATTGATACGACGACCGTATTAGAAGCAATCAATCCTTTAAAAGACGTAGACGGTTTCCATCCTTACAATGTAGGAAGAATGGTATCAAACCTGGATGCTTTTTTACCTGCAACACCTTTTGGCGTAATGAGAATGTTTCAAGAATATAATATCGATTTAATAGGGAAAAACGTATGTATAATAGGTTCTTCTGATATTGTAGGGAAACCTATGGCTTCACTTTTAATTAATGCAAAAGCTACGGTTGAAGTGTGTAACTCAAAAACAAAAGATCTAAAAGCCCATACATTAAGAGCTGATATCGTAATAGTAGCAGCAGGAAGAGTAAATCTAGTAACGGCAGATATGATAAATGAGGGTGCAATTATTATAGATGTGGGAATAAATAGATTAGATAACGGAAAATTAGTAGGAGATGTAGATTTTGAAGGGTGTAAAGATAAATGCTCTTTTATAACTCCTGTTCCTGGCGGTGTAGGTCCCATGACTATTGCTATGTTGCTTAAAAATACAGTTAAAGCGGCAAAACTTAGAGAGAAAAGAAAGTAA
- a CDS encoding c-type cytochrome, whose product MRLLFFLSFFISILFSQTIDTSFITKFEYGAMLYENPRGIGCVKCHGRGDKPVVIARYKQKDKKSKKVIEKSIIAPAINNVSFSLFIDKMTADKTESKVMPTYFLTDEELKSLYYYIKNLNKK is encoded by the coding sequence TTGAGACTACTCTTTTTTCTATCTTTTTTTATAAGCATTTTATTCTCTCAAACTATTGATACCTCATTTATTACAAAATTTGAATACGGAGCAATGCTTTATGAAAATCCAAGGGGAATAGGGTGTGTAAAATGTCACGGCAGAGGCGATAAGCCGGTAGTAATCGCTAGATATAAACAAAAAGATAAAAAGAGTAAAAAAGTTATTGAAAAATCAATTATAGCTCCTGCTATAAACAATGTAAGTTTTTCTTTATTTATAGATAAGATGACGGCTGATAAAACAGAATCAAAAGTAATGCCTACATATTTTCTAACGGATGAAGAGTTAAAATCTTTATATTACTATATAAAAAATCTAAATAAAAAGTAA
- a CDS encoding 50S ribosomal protein L25/general stress protein Ctc, translated as MLEGIVRDSMTKQGTKSLRRDGYLIANIYGKGLENINAAFKKNEFIKYLKNKTTLAFDVKVGDNTLKVVVQEYQKDPISSDLLHVDLMVAQPGVRTTYKVPVKVEGTPVGLKNKGLFIFHKKRVPVKSTIENLPESFTLQIADLDVGHSVLIRDLDLPEGVDCYLDPRVPLVGVIKAK; from the coding sequence ATGTTAGAGGGTATCGTAAGAGATAGTATGACAAAACAAGGAACTAAATCTTTAAGAAGAGACGGTTATCTTATTGCTAATATCTACGGAAAAGGTTTAGAAAATATTAATGCAGCATTCAAAAAGAATGAGTTTATTAAATATTTAAAAAATAAAACAACACTTGCATTTGATGTAAAAGTTGGTGATAATACACTTAAAGTTGTTGTTCAAGAGTATCAAAAAGATCCTATTTCATCTGATTTGTTACATGTGGATTTAATGGTTGCTCAACCAGGTGTTAGAACTACTTACAAAGTTCCTGTAAAAGTTGAAGGTACACCGGTAGGTTTAAAAAACAAAGGTTTATTTATCTTCCATAAAAAAAGAGTTCCTGTAAAATCTACAATTGAAAATTTACCGGAATCTTTTACTTTACAAATTGCAGATCTTGATGTAGGTCACTCTGTTTTAATAAGAGATCTTGACTTACCTGAAGGTGTTGATTGTTACTTAGACCCTAGAGTTCCGCTTGTGGGTGTAATCAAAGCTAAGTAA
- the pth gene encoding aminoacyl-tRNA hydrolase yields MHLIVGLGNIGEKYQLTRHNIGFLVIDEMTKNLNTSNINKANFKADVLKSGYNLFAKPKTYMNNSGEAVVAIKDYYKIDIENIIVIHDDLDLPFGTVKFKTGGGNGGHNGLKSIDSHIGKDYIRVRIGIGKPKTKNEVVNYVLSNFSKEELNELEGIISHTILAIDALKSGESINEVKSKFTLK; encoded by the coding sequence ATGCATTTAATTGTAGGTCTTGGAAATATTGGTGAAAAATATCAATTAACAAGACACAATATAGGTTTTTTAGTCATCGATGAGATGACTAAAAACTTAAATACTTCCAATATAAACAAAGCAAACTTCAAAGCTGATGTTCTGAAATCAGGTTATAATCTTTTTGCAAAACCTAAAACTTATATGAATAATTCGGGTGAAGCTGTAGTAGCTATAAAAGATTATTATAAAATTGATATTGAAAATATTATTGTTATTCATGATGACTTGGATTTACCTTTTGGAACCGTAAAATTTAAAACAGGCGGCGGCAACGGCGGTCACAACGGTTTAAAATCAATTGATTCTCATATAGGAAAAGATTATATAAGAGTTAGAATCGGTATAGGAAAACCAAAAACGAAAAATGAAGTTGTAAATTATGTTTTATCAAACTTCTCAAAAGAAGAATTAAATGAACTAGAAGGTATAATCTCACATACTATTTTAGCAATTGATGCGCTTAAAAGCGGTGAATCAATTAATGAAGTAAAATCTAAATTCACATTGAAGTAA
- a CDS encoding LptF/LptG family permease, whose product MSIITKYILRKYLVNFIIVLISLELFFVGMDFLQNLSKLPGSANLQLLYLMYNSFFTLTLTLPLSLVFGWILTLVLFVRNNELIAFNSLGATKVNIYLPVMIISTLLLIILISIQMTPMAYSYEQKKKILDGNYFTNTKSDIFLKYDDNFVYFKKLLPLKKQAEGIHIYKVKDEDIVETIIAKKAYFQNNKWYVVDAKVVKKPKYMDFENSKLEVRYEKFLNTLDGFKPKILDNVYDDKSTFSILDAISALSLLAKQDISTDKIRAAIYYNILIPFFILPMMMLIFAFVSSNRRFFNMGSFTSFSIFSTLVVWGIFFMLHKFSNSGVMRPEFSLLIPMALWYVVSYFIYKKRSRVL is encoded by the coding sequence ATGAGTATAATTACAAAATATATATTAAGAAAATATCTAGTCAATTTTATAATTGTTTTAATTTCTCTGGAACTTTTTTTCGTAGGAATGGATTTCCTTCAAAATCTTAGTAAGTTACCGGGGTCTGCCAATTTACAACTGCTTTATCTAATGTATAACAGTTTTTTTACTTTAACGTTGACTCTTCCTTTATCTTTGGTATTTGGATGGATTTTAACTCTTGTATTATTTGTAAGGAATAATGAGCTTATTGCTTTTAACTCTTTAGGCGCGACAAAAGTAAATATTTATCTGCCTGTAATGATTATTTCTACACTGCTGCTTATAATTCTTATTTCTATTCAAATGACGCCTATGGCATACTCTTATGAACAGAAAAAAAAGATTCTTGACGGTAACTATTTTACAAATACAAAATCCGATATTTTTTTAAAGTATGATGATAATTTTGTATATTTTAAAAAACTATTGCCTTTGAAAAAGCAGGCTGAGGGAATTCATATTTATAAAGTAAAAGATGAAGATATCGTAGAAACAATTATTGCAAAAAAAGCATATTTTCAAAATAACAAATGGTATGTAGTTGATGCAAAAGTCGTAAAAAAACCCAAATATATGGATTTTGAAAATTCAAAATTGGAAGTAAGGTATGAAAAATTTTTAAATACTTTAGACGGTTTTAAACCGAAAATCCTTGATAATGTTTATGATGATAAGTCAACTTTTTCCATACTTGATGCTATATCTGCACTTTCACTTTTAGCAAAACAGGATATTAGCACGGATAAAATAAGGGCTGCAATATATTACAATATTTTGATTCCTTTTTTTATTCTTCCTATGATGATGCTGATTTTTGCTTTTGTCTCTTCAAACAGAAGATTTTTTAATATGGGATCGTTTACTTCATTTTCAATATTTTCTACCCTAGTTGTCTGGGGAATATTTTTTATGTTGCATAAATTTTCAAATAGTGGTGTAATGAGACCGGAGTTTTCACTTCTAATACCGATGGCACTTTGGTATGTGGTTTCATATTTTATTTATAAAAAAAGAAGTAGAGTATTATAA
- a CDS encoding NUDIX domain-containing protein: MKKIEAYGVVLYTVEKDSIKILLCKSVKSRDKWGCLKGVKLSSETPRECARREFYEESSIKGVESYLFEDYFEQRNEEKNIGVWLVNIQKVANWKSYFFEDKLLDNYLSWENSKVKFFDIKKLPNIKKKQKDLIKQIKDFLQNKSQHR; this comes from the coding sequence ATGAAAAAAATAGAAGCGTACGGAGTTGTTTTATACACTGTAGAAAAAGATTCCATAAAAATTTTATTATGTAAATCCGTAAAGAGTAGAGATAAGTGGGGCTGTTTAAAAGGCGTAAAATTATCTTCTGAAACTCCAAGAGAGTGTGCAAGAAGAGAGTTTTATGAAGAGTCTTCGATTAAAGGTGTAGAAAGTTATCTTTTTGAAGATTATTTTGAACAAAGAAATGAAGAGAAGAATATAGGCGTGTGGCTGGTAAATATTCAAAAAGTGGCAAATTGGAAGAGTTACTTTTTTGAAGATAAACTTTTAGACAACTATTTATCTTGGGAAAATTCAAAAGTTAAGTTTTTTGATATTAAAAAACTGCCGAATATTAAAAAGAAACAAAAAGATTTAATCAAACAGATTAAGGATTTTTTGCAAAATAAGAGTCAACACCGTTAG